The following proteins come from a genomic window of Halomarina ordinaria:
- a CDS encoding TrmB family transcriptional regulator, translating into MDTEALVATFREAGLSPYQASTYVALLDLGTASATELAEAAEVPSARIYDVLRDLESRGYIETYEREHRCARAHSPAQVLADLRERATEFEAAAEEVEARWEQPDVKSPRASLVHRFDTVLDRARTCIERATHQVQLSVSESEFGSLRGSLRAARERGAAVNVVVHTDPDAPAPERARFEGICSEVRHRPLPAPFVALVDRHQTCFAHHADSVDRYGVLVDDRAHTYVFNWYFQTCLWEPWPVVHSDGEDGLPREYVDLRRCLRDVTPALADGATVRVTVEGRDLTSGDPRTIRGDVVDVRTASEVSGATPSLRDLAGRATLVVDDGERTHAVGGWGAVVEEVEATRITVDDIDWPSDR; encoded by the coding sequence ATGGACACCGAGGCGCTCGTGGCGACGTTTCGCGAGGCGGGACTGTCGCCGTACCAGGCCAGCACGTACGTCGCGCTGCTCGACCTCGGAACCGCCTCCGCGACCGAACTGGCAGAGGCGGCCGAGGTCCCCTCGGCGCGCATCTACGACGTCCTGCGGGACCTGGAGTCGCGGGGGTACATCGAGACCTACGAGCGAGAGCACCGCTGCGCGCGGGCGCACAGCCCCGCACAGGTGCTCGCCGACCTGCGCGAGCGCGCCACGGAGTTCGAGGCGGCCGCCGAGGAGGTCGAGGCGCGCTGGGAACAGCCGGACGTGAAGAGCCCCCGCGCGAGTCTCGTCCACCGTTTCGACACCGTCCTCGACCGGGCGCGGACGTGCATCGAGCGGGCGACCCACCAGGTCCAACTGTCGGTGAGCGAGTCCGAGTTCGGGTCGCTACGCGGGTCCCTTCGTGCGGCCCGCGAGCGGGGCGCCGCGGTCAACGTCGTCGTCCACACGGACCCCGACGCGCCGGCACCCGAACGCGCGCGCTTCGAGGGCATCTGCAGCGAGGTGCGCCACCGGCCGCTCCCCGCACCGTTCGTCGCGCTCGTCGACCGTCACCAGACCTGCTTCGCTCACCACGCCGACTCGGTCGACCGCTACGGCGTCCTCGTCGACGACCGGGCGCACACCTACGTCTTCAACTGGTACTTCCAGACCTGCCTCTGGGAGCCGTGGCCGGTCGTCCACAGCGACGGGGAGGACGGCCTCCCGCGCGAGTACGTCGACCTGCGGCGCTGTCTCCGGGACGTGACGCCGGCGCTCGCCGACGGCGCGACCGTCCGCGTCACCGTCGAGGGACGGGACCTCACGAGCGGCGACCCGCGCACGATACGCGGCGACGTCGTGGACGTGCGGACGGCGTCGGAGGTGTCGGGCGCGACGCCGAGTCTGCGTGACCTCGCGGGGCGGGCCACGCTCGTCGTCGACGACGGCGAGCGGACCCACGCGGTCGGTGGGTGGGGTGCCGTCGTCGAGGAGGTCGAGGCGACGCGGATCACCGTCGACGACATCGATTGGCCCAGCGACAGGTAG